GAACAGGTGATAGAGCGCCAGCATGGCGTGCGTCTTGCCGCCGCCGAAGTTGGTCTGCAACTGGATGACCGGGTCGCCGTCGCCGAAGATCAAACGACGCAGCGCCCCGACCAGCATCGCCTTGAGGCTTTCGGTCAGATAGGTCCGGCGGAAGAATTCAGCCGGGTCGCGGTATTCGGGCGTCCCTTCGCCGAGATGCACCTGCCACAGATCGGCGGCGAACTCGGCCTGCTGATAACGCCCGCTCGCCACATCCTCGTGCGGCGTCACCACCTCGCGCCAGGGTTTGAGGCCGCCGCTCACGCCGCTCTCAATGGCGATGCCGGATGACTTGCGTTTCTCGCTGCGCGCCTGCTCGTCAAAACGCACGCGCAGCAGCTCCATCTTCATCCGGTCGACCTCCTCGGACTCGGGGGCCGAGACGGCGGACAACAGACGCTCCACCGAGTCCAGGGCCCGATAGGCGTCGTCGCCGGAGAAGGGCTCCTGGTGCGCCCAGCGGTTGCGCACCGCGATGATCTCGATCACCAGGCTGCGCTCGGACTTGCCGAGGATGTGGCGAAACACCTCGCCCCATTTGCGATCCATGATGACCAGCATGGCCGCGACGTCGCCGGTGGGATCGCTGTTGCCGGCGTTCAGCCGGGTGTCGGACAGCACGTCTTTCGCCTCGAAGGCCCAGCCGTCGCCGAATTTGGCCTTCAGCTCGCGCTCGACGAAGGGGCCGAGCCCGGCCTTGAGCAGGGTGAGTGATTTGCCGACGCGTTCGTGGCCAAGCTCGTCGCCGCGACCGGAGCACTGGAAGGAAACACCTTCCTGGGCGGCAGCGGCGAGGATTTCGGCTACGGCATTGCCCTGGATGGCAGCGGCAACATCTATGTGACCGGGGAGAGCGACGCCACCTGGGGCGACCCTCACCGCGTTTTTTCGGGATCCACCGACGCGTTCGTGGCCATGCTCAGTGGCGAGGCCGGGGACGGCTTGCTCGATTTGCAAGGGAACGGTTTTCTGGGCGGCAGTGGCGAGGACTCCGGGAATGGTATTGCCCTGGACGAGGGCGGAAGCATTTTTGTGGTCGGCACCAGTTCCGACTCCTGGGGCACCCCTTCCCGTCCCCATGCAGGGAATTACGATGCCTTCGTCCTCAGGCTCAACGGTGAGACCGCCGCACTGGAAGCGCTTGCCTTTCTGGGTGGCAGCGGCGACGACTATGGCCGTGGTATCGCCTTGGACGACACCGGAAACGTCTACGTGACTGGGGAAAGTTCCGCCACTTGGGGCAGCCCGATACGGGAGTTCAGCGGCGATACCGATGCCTTTACGGCCAAGTTCAATAGCGCTTCCGGGGCCGTGGTCTGGAATGCCTTTCTCGGCGGCACCGGCACCGACTCTGGTTCAGGCCTCACAACGAGTGGAGTCGGTACCGTTTATGTGACCGGGTACGGCGATTCCTCCTGGGGCAACCCTGTGCGGGGATACACGGCGGATGGTTTTTACGACTGTTTCGTGGCCAAGGTTGTCAAGCAGGGCGGTCTGGCCGGGGTGCTGATGCTCTTGTTGGGTGAATAGCTCTGTTTTTCACCTTTCCGCCGTACATCGCACCGGGGGAGCGGGATTGTTGCCGTGACCCCGTTCTTGAGCCTTTTTCCCAGGAGGAGATTATGTCCCACCCAAGACAACGGTTCGATTCGTCCGGCCGCTATGTCCAGGGCTTGGCATATTAGCTTTCTTGTTTTTTCCGATACACGTCATTGTAATTCTGAATAGGCCCACATACCCCTCGTTCCCATGAATCAATGTTTAGCCCCATCTGACAGGAGGCATTGTCATGAAAAATATCATGACCATTGGGTTGAGTGTAAGCTCCAACCACCAAGGAGGAAACCCATGATAATATCTTCAAAGTTTATAAGAATTTTCTGGCTCATCGCCTTGTTGTTAGTCCTGCCTCCCCTGCTGGTCTTCGCTCAG
The sequence above is a segment of the Deltaproteobacteria bacterium genome. Coding sequences within it:
- a CDS encoding ATP-binding protein; this translates as MLKAGLGPFVERELKAKFGDGWAFEAKDVLSDTRLNAGNSDPTGDVAAMLVIMDRKWGEVFRHILGKSERSLVIEIIAVRNRWAHQEPFSGDDAYRALDSVERLLSAVSAPESEEVDRMKMELLRVRFDEQARSEKRKSSGIAIESGVSGGLKPWREVVTPHEDVASGRYQQAEFAADLWQVHLGEGTPEYRDPAEFFRRTYLTESLKAMLVGALRRLIFGDGDPVIQLQTNFGGGKTHAMLALYHLF